In Verrucomicrobiota bacterium, the DNA window CCTCGGCCTTTGGGTTGAGTTCCGTCGCAGCCGCTTGGTTGCTGAAGCACGATGGCTTGCTCGGGGCGGAACCCGTCAAACCTCCACTTGAACCTCCATCCTACGATCTCCTCCCCAAAACACCCCCGCGACCCGGCAAAGCCCGGGCGATGATCTCCATGTTCATGCTGGGCGGTCCCAGTCAAGTGGACCTTTTTGACCCAAAACCCGAATTGATCAAACGCAACGGCCAGTCTTTCCCGGGAGATGTCAAGTGGGACAACCCTGCCCAAGCCAGCCGGGAAATCATGGCGCCGCTCTGGAAATATCACCGTCATGGACAATGCGGCATGGAGCTTTCGGAACTTTTGCCCCATCTGGGTGGCGTCGCCGACGCCATCACGCTGATCCGTTCCATGAGAACCGGGGTGAACAATCATGTTCCCTCGAATTTCGCCCTGACCACGGGTAAACCCGAACACGGACGAGCGGTGCTGGGAAGCTGGCTGGCCAGCGCTCTCGGCAGCGTGTCTCAGGATCTCCCCGCCTTCGTCGCCCTGACCGATCCGCGCGGGTTGCCCTTGCTCGGCGGGGAAAACTGGCATCACGGGCGCCTTCCGTCGATCTACCAAGGCACGATGGTGCGTCCGACCGAACCCCGCATTTTCAACCTCGCCCCGCCCAGCCGTCTCCGCGGCGCCCCTCAGTCGGCGCAACTCAACTTGCTGCATTCGCTCAACCGGCGGCACCTCGCGGACCACCCCGGCGAGAACGAACTCGAGGCGCGCATGGCGAGTTACCAACTGGCTGCCCGCATGCAGTTAGCTGCCACCGAAGCGTTCGATATCGCCAGCGAGTCCGAGGCGACACACCGCTTTTACGGGATCGACCAGGACGTGACGCGGGATTATGGCACGCGCTGCCTCATCGCCCGGCGCCTCGTGGAACGAGGCGTTCGCTTCGTCCAGATTTTCTGCAACGGGCAAACCTGGGACCACCACGGTTCCATCAACACCGCCCTCCCGGCTCGCTGTCGCGAGATCGATCAACCGGCCGCCGCTTTGGTCCGCGACCTTCAACAGCGCGGCCTCCTCGATTCGACCCTCGTTCATTGGGGCGGCGAGATGGGACGCCTTCCCGTCATTCAGTTCCGGGATGGGCTCACTCAACGCGACAAAGTCGGACGGGACCACAACACTTACGGCTTCAGCATGTGGGTCGCGGGTGGCGGTTTTCGAGGAGGCCACGTCCATGGCGCGACCGATCTGTTTTCGCATCACGCCGTCGAAGGGACGGTCCATCATTATGATTGGCTGGCCACCGTCCTCCACCTGTTTGGCTTGGACCACAACGAATTGAAGTTTCGCTTGGGGCCGAGAGATTTGAAACTGGTGGAACATGCCGAAGCCCGCGTGGTTCAGGAATTGCTCGCCTGAGCCGACTTCTCGGAAAAGGGTCATCCATTAAAGGTTCTTACGTCTCGTGCGGTGAGCCGTATTACGACGCGATGCCACGGCAAAGATTTTGAACTAGGCCACTCGTATCTGCTTGGCGGCATAATCAACGTCTGCGGAACTGAAAACTCTGAAGGCCGATCACGGATTTTTACGACATGATTGGTGATGGTATCTAGCGCGATGTAAGGAAATTTCAGCGAGTACCTGTGTTTAGAAATATATTCCGGGCTGACCAGATTCGCTATTCGCTGCCCGTGAGTAGAGTAGGCGAAGCGGGCGGGTTGAGAGGCCAGAGCCAATGACCGTCGCGCTTCGCCCCTCATCGAACCGGACAGGCGGTTTTCCCGCATCCGGCTCTCCGA includes these proteins:
- a CDS encoding DUF1501 domain-containing protein, which encodes MPNQINSHGLCSRRHMLRTSAFGLSSVAAAWLLKHDGLLGAEPVKPPLEPPSYDLLPKTPPRPGKARAMISMFMLGGPSQVDLFDPKPELIKRNGQSFPGDVKWDNPAQASREIMAPLWKYHRHGQCGMELSELLPHLGGVADAITLIRSMRTGVNNHVPSNFALTTGKPEHGRAVLGSWLASALGSVSQDLPAFVALTDPRGLPLLGGENWHHGRLPSIYQGTMVRPTEPRIFNLAPPSRLRGAPQSAQLNLLHSLNRRHLADHPGENELEARMASYQLAARMQLAATEAFDIASESEATHRFYGIDQDVTRDYGTRCLIARRLVERGVRFVQIFCNGQTWDHHGSINTALPARCREIDQPAAALVRDLQQRGLLDSTLVHWGGEMGRLPVIQFRDGLTQRDKVGRDHNTYGFSMWVAGGGFRGGHVHGATDLFSHHAVEGTVHHYDWLATVLHLFGLDHNELKFRLGPRDLKLVEHAEARVVQELLA